From the Oleiharenicola lentus genome, one window contains:
- a CDS encoding VOC family protein, whose product MLQVTGIAFALYHVTDVARARNFYEGILGLRVGTQAEFAPGQWWIEYEAGPSGLAITNFGGTAVPASGGPGVALEVTNYDDAIATVKAAGLSPSWGPHDCDACRSIGFRDPDGNEVFLHQRKGSV is encoded by the coding sequence ATGCTCCAAGTCACCGGCATCGCCTTCGCCCTCTACCACGTTACCGACGTCGCCCGCGCGCGAAATTTTTACGAGGGCATCCTCGGCCTCAGGGTGGGCACGCAGGCCGAGTTTGCGCCCGGCCAATGGTGGATCGAATACGAGGCCGGGCCGAGCGGGTTGGCCATAACGAACTTTGGCGGCACCGCTGTGCCGGCCTCAGGCGGACCGGGCGTGGCGCTGGAGGTTACGAACTACGACGACGCCATTGCCACGGTGAAGGCAGCGGGGCTCTCGCCGAGTTGGGGCCCGCATGATTGCGATGCGTGCCGCAGCATCGGCTTCCGTGATCCCGACGGCAACG